The Anaerolineales bacterium nucleotide sequence TGAGAAGGTGATGTCGCACGCCGGCTCGGAATTCGAGGCGACGCCGGTTCGCTCCGCGGCTGAGATCCTGCAGCTGCTTCATCCTGAGACCACCGTGGTCGGGATCGATGAAGCTCAATTCTTCGACACCACCTTGCGGGAGATCGTGCAGGATCTGGCAGCCCGCGGGGTGAGGGTGTTGGTCGCCGGGCTGGACACCGATTTCCGCGGCGAGCCGTTCGGCCCCATGCCGGAACTGATGGCCCTGGCCGAACGCGTCGACAAGCTGCATGCCATCTGCATGGTATGCGGTAACGAGGCGGCGCGCACGCAGCGCCTGATCGACGGCCGCCCCGCCCGCTTTGACGACCCGGTGGTCGTCGTCGGCGCCAGCGAAATGTATGAGGCCCGCTGCCGCCAACACCACGACGTCCCGAGAGACTAGCCATGCGTGACTACCACGAGTTCCTGGCCGAGATCCTGATTCCGGAAGAGAGCGTGCAGGCGCGCGTCCGAGAGCTGGGCGCCGAGATCAGCCGCGACTATGCCGGCAGAGATCTGATGCTGGTATGCATTCTGCGGGGCGGCGTAGTGTTCCTGGCGGATCTGATGCGGGCCTTGAGCGTGCCGCACACGGTGGACTTCATGGCGATCTCCTCCTACGGGGCAGGGGCCCGGGCCGCTACCGGTCAGGTCCGGATTACGCTTGACCTGACGACTTCCGTCGAAGGCAGGAATGTATTGATCGTGGAGGACATCATTGACAGCGGCCACACGCTGGCGTCCGTGCTGGAACTACTGGGCGCCCGCCGCCCGGAAAGCCTGCAGGTATGTACCCTGCTCGACAAGGCTGAGCGGCGCGAAACCGAAGTCCCGATCGCCTACTGCGGGTTCGTAATCCCCAACAAGTTCGTCTTTGGCTATGGGCTCGATCTGGACGAGTACTACCGGAACCTGCCGTTCGTCGGCGTCGTCCAACCCGAGAAGTTCTTCGCTCCCTGAGCGCCCTAGGTGCCGTCCCTCTTCCCGCCGGCCTGGGTCATCGACCTGCGCCCCGTGTTCGCAAACGAGCGGGGGGTCTGGCTCGTCGGCGGCGCCGTCCGCGATCACCTGCTGAACCGGCGATCGCAGGATCTGGACTTCGCCGTCGCCGGTGAGGCCCGCCGTCTTGCCCGCCGCGTAGCCGACCACCTCCGCGCCGAGTACTTCGATCTGGATCCGGTGCGCGACGCCGGCCGGGTCCTTCATCTCGCAGCCGATGGATCCCGCTGGGTGTTAGATTTCGCCCGTCTGAGGGGCGACACCCTGGAGCACGATCTCACCTCACGCGATTTCACCCTCAACGCCCTGGCTGTCGATCTGCGCCAGCCTGCCGCCTGGATCGATCCCACCGGAGGCGCGGCGGATCTCCGGGCGCACCGCCTGCGAGCCTGCCGGCCGGACTCGATCGTCTCCGACCCGGTGCGAGCGTTGAGGGCCGTTCGCCTGGCGGTCTCGCTCTCCCTGCGAATCGAGCCGGCGACCATCGCCCAAGTGCGAGGCGCCCACGGAAAGATCCATCTCACCTCGGCTGAGCGCGTGCGTGACGAAATCGTTCGCACGCTCGACCTGCCTCGGCCGACGGCGGCCGTGCGGCTGATCGACCAGCTGGGCTTGCTCCCGGATGTCTTCCCGGAGGTGGAGGCGTTGCGCGGTCTGCGGCAGCCGCCGCAACATGCCTACGATGCCCTGGTTCACAGCCTGGCTGTGGTCGATCACACCGCCGATCTGCTGGCGGTCTTGGCGCCGCAGGCGGATGAGGAGGCCTCGGCGGATCTGACCTTGGGTCTAGCCTCGGTGCAGCTGGGCCGCTTCCGCTACCCACTCCAAGCCGTGCTCAGCCGGGAGCTGGCCGGTGGGCGCCACCTAAGGCCCTTGGTGATGCTGGCAGCGCTGTATCATGATGTCGGAAAGGCCCGAACGCAGTCACAGGACGAGGCTGGCGGGATCCGCTTCCTTGAACACGAAGCGCTCGGGGCGGAGATGGCCGCAGCTTGGGCCGAGCGCATGCGCTTCAGCCGGCTGGAAATCGATCGGCTGCGGCTGGTAGTGGGAAACCACATGCGGCCTGGCCAGCTGGAGAAGTCATGGCCGATCAGCCGCCGCGCCATCTACCGCTACTTCC carries:
- a CDS encoding thymidine kinase, which gives rise to MKHTVGSVEVVTGSMFSGKTDELIRRLRRARIARQSTQVFKPSIDTRFRVEKVMSHAGSEFEATPVRSAAEILQLLHPETTVVGIDEAQFFDTTLREIVQDLAARGVRVLVAGLDTDFRGEPFGPMPELMALAERVDKLHAICMVCGNEAARTQRLIDGRPARFDDPVVVVGASEMYEARCRQHHDVPRD
- the hpt gene encoding hypoxanthine phosphoribosyltransferase, producing the protein MRDYHEFLAEILIPEESVQARVRELGAEISRDYAGRDLMLVCILRGGVVFLADLMRALSVPHTVDFMAISSYGAGARAATGQVRITLDLTTSVEGRNVLIVEDIIDSGHTLASVLELLGARRPESLQVCTLLDKAERRETEVPIAYCGFVIPNKFVFGYGLDLDEYYRNLPFVGVVQPEKFFAP
- a CDS encoding HD domain-containing protein; the protein is MPSLFPPAWVIDLRPVFANERGVWLVGGAVRDHLLNRRSQDLDFAVAGEARRLARRVADHLRAEYFDLDPVRDAGRVLHLAADGSRWVLDFARLRGDTLEHDLTSRDFTLNALAVDLRQPAAWIDPTGGAADLRAHRLRACRPDSIVSDPVRALRAVRLAVSLSLRIEPATIAQVRGAHGKIHLTSAERVRDEIVRTLDLPRPTAAVRLIDQLGLLPDVFPEVEALRGLRQPPQHAYDALVHSLAVVDHTADLLAVLAPQADEEASADLTLGLASVQLGRFRYPLQAVLSRELAGGRHLRPLVMLAALYHDVGKARTQSQDEAGGIRFLEHEALGAEMAAAWAERMRFSRLEIDRLRLVVGNHMRPGQLEKSWPISRRAIYRYFRQLGEAGVDVVLLSLADFLGKHTPPPPPVAWAGRLDTGRTLLEAFFELNSQVVEPPRLVDGEVLMRSLALPPGRQVGQLLEAVREAQVEEQVTTPGEALEFARQLLESGGPALAGG